A single region of the Triticum dicoccoides isolate Atlit2015 ecotype Zavitan chromosome 2B, WEW_v2.0, whole genome shotgun sequence genome encodes:
- the LOC119366522 gene encoding SKP1-interacting partner 15-like, with protein MAGSDDDEAAAAAALAPIHCLPPDALRNVLLRLTLRDAVACRPVSRLFRETLTGPFLALLPALRLLLLRHPRPDGGGCLHAFDPDRRRWLRLPFTAFLPHQAFSPVASSASLLYLWIETAPAPLTSSSSSSSSSSPAAAAHPPKALAVCNPLAGTYRLLPPLGSAWARHGTVLAGPGGVVLVLTELAALSYTPSEGSGKWMKHPLSLPSKPRSPILAAGARAVFALCDVGTPWRSQWKLFSCPLARLTGGWAPVERASWGDVFEILKRPRLLAGAGGRRVLMIGGLRSSFALDAPCSTVLILRLDLATMEWDEAGRMPPNMYRCFTGLCEAAAQGSAMPAAPVAGSNNKVKVFGGDGKVWFGGKRVRGKLAMWEEDDVGSSGGKWDWVDGVPGYGDGVYRGFVFDGGFTAMP; from the coding sequence atggccggctccgacgacgacgaggcggcggcggcggcggcgttggcgcCGATCCACTGCCTGCCGCCGGACGCGCTGCGGAACGTGCTGCTGCGGCTGACGCTGCGGGACGCGGTGGCGTGCCGCCCCGTGTCGCGCCTCTTCCGGGAGACCCTCACGGGGCCCTTCCTCGCGCTGCTGCCGGCGCTCCGCCTGCTGCTGCTCCGCCACCCGCGCCCCGACGGCGGGGGCTGCCTCCACGCCTTCGACCCCGACCGCCGCCGCTGGCTCCGCCTCCCCTTCACCGCCTTCCTCCCGCACCAGGCCTTCTCCCccgtcgcctcctccgcctcgctccTCTACCTCTGGATCGAGACCGCCCCCGCGCccctcacctcctcctcctcctcctcgtcgtcctcctcgcccGCCGCCGCAGCCCACCCGCCCAAGGCGCTCGCCGTCTGCAACCCGCTGGCGGGCACCTACCGCCTGCTGCCGCCGCTCGGATCCGCCTGGGCGCGCCACGGCACCGTCCTCGCGGGGCCCGGCGGCGTCGTGCTCGTCCTCACCGAGCTCGCCGCGCTCTCCTACACCCCGTCCGAGGGATCCGGCAAGTGGATGAAGCACCCGCTCTCGCTCCCCTCCAAGCCGCGGAGCCCCATCCTGGCCGCCGGCGCCCGCGCCGTCTTCGCGCTCTGCGACGTCGGCACCCCCTGGCGCAGCCAGTGGAAGCTCTTCTCCTGCCCGCTCGCCAGGCTCACAGGCGGCTGGGCGCCCGTCGAGCGCGCCTCCTGGGGCGACGTCTTCGAGATCCTCAAGCGCCCCCGCCTGCTGGCCGGCGCGGGCGGCCGCCGCGTCCTCATGATCGGTGGCCTCAGGTCGTCCTTCGCCCTCGACGCGCCCTGCTCCACGGTGCTCATCCTCCGCCTGGATCTGGCCACCATGGAGTGGGACGAGGCTGGCCGCATGCCGCCCAATATGTACCGCTGCTTCACTGGCCTCTGCGAGGCTGCTGCCCAGGGAAGCGCCATGCCCGCCGCCCCTGTTGCCGGCAGCAACAACAAGGTAAAGGTGTTTGGGGGTGATGGCAAGGTGTGGTTTGGTGGAAAGCGCGTCCGCGGGAAGCTGGCAATGTGGGAGGAGGACGACGTGGGGAGCAGCGGCGGCAAGTGGGACTGGGTGGATGGTGTTCCTGGATATGGTGATGGTGTATACCGCGGCTTTGTGTTCGACGGTGGGTTCACAGCAATGCCGTGA
- the LOC119366523 gene encoding vacuolar iron transporter homolog 5-like, producing the protein MAVNDTKLADAENPGAMCRGGGGDSDSDVDFAGRANWLRAAVLGANDGLVSTASLMLGVGAVKHEVRAMVISGFAGLLAGACSMAIGEFVSVCSQRDVEIAQLDRDGKRGGDEERALPSPVQAAAASALAFSVGALLPLLAAGFIVGYKLRVAVVVAVATLALAAFGVVGAVLGRAPVVRSSARVVVGGLAAMGLTFGLMRLFRASGI; encoded by the coding sequence ATGGCCGTGAACGACACCAAGCTGGCCGACGCCGAGAACCCGGGCGCGAtgtgccgcggcggcggcggcgactccgaCTCCGACGTGGACTTCGCGGGCCGCGCCAACTGGCTGCGCGCGGCGGTGCTGGGCGCCAACGACGGGCTGGTGTCCACGGCGTCGCTGATGCTGGGCGTGGGCGCGGTGAAGCACGAGGTGCGCGCCATGGTGATCTCCGGGTTCGCGGGCCTGCTGGCGGGGGCGTGCAGCATGGCCATCGGGGAGTTCGTGTCCGTCTGCTCCCAGCGCGACGTGGAGATCGCGCAGCTCGACCGCGACGGCAAGCGCGGGGGCGACGAGGAGAGGGCGCTGCCCAGCCCGGTGCAGGCCGCCGCGGCCTCGGCCCTCGCCTTCTCCGTGGGCGCGCTGCTGCCGCTGCTTGCGGCCGGGTTCATCGTGGGGTACAAGCTGCGGGTGGCCGTGGTGGTGGCCGTGGCGACGCTGGCGCTGGCGGCGTTCGGGGTCGTCGGGGCCGTGCTGGGCCGGGCGCCCGTGGTGAGGTCCTCCGCCCGGGTCGTCGTCGGCGGGCTGGCCGCCATGGGGCTCACCTTCGGCCTCATGCGCCTCTTCCGGGCCAGCGGCATATGA